The Clostridium sp. DL-VIII DNA window TTCAGGAACTCACTAAAGGTGATATTGTTCAAATTAAAACAGTGACGCCATACCCTGATAGTTATCAACAATTAACTGAGGTTGCTAAAAAGGAAAAAGACGATAATGCTAGACCAAAGTTAGCGACGAAAGTAGAAAATATGAATGATTATGATGCGATTTTTATTGGTTACCCGATTTGGTGGCATACAGCACCAATGGCAATAGATACATTCCTTGAATCATATAATTTGTCGGGAAAGACTGTTGTTCCTTTCTGTACAAGTTCAGCAAGTAATATTGCAGAAAGTATGGGAGCAATTAACACTCTTTGTCCAAAGTCAAACATATTGGAAGGATTAAGAGCAAATGATATAGATGATATTGAACCGTGGTTGAAAAAAATAGGTGTTACTAGTTAAATTGAATGAGAAAAATAGGAAAATGAGTTGTTATTAAATTATCAAGATGAATTCATGAATACAGCAGATAATGAGCTGGAGTAATGAAGATTTGTTTATATATAATCGTAAATAGATGACATTTAGTAACTGAATTTCTAGTTATTCAAAATTTTATAAATGACTAAAGGAGGAAGAAACTAATAATGAAAAAGATTTTATTGGCTATGCTATGTTTCATAATGGCACTTTTCATTGTAGGCTGTGGTAGTATTGGTGGTAAGTCCCAAAACGCTGAGCAAGGAAAAGTTACTTCAGCAGATAAAACTGAGACTGGCACGGATAATTCAAGTGACGGTAATACGTCAAATTCAAATAGTTCTACTTCCATAAAGAATAAGGATGGAGCAAAAAATATTCTTGTAGCATACTTTTCACATTCTGGAAATACAAAAGTGATTGCAGATCAAATTCACGAAACTGTTGGAGGAGATATTTTCGAAATTAAGCCAGTAGATACATATCCTACGAATTATAATGAAGTTGTAGATCAAGCAAAGAAGGAACAAGAAGAGAATTTTAGACCAAAACTTGCAACAAAGGTTGACAACATTGATTCGTATGATGTGATTTTTGTTGGATATCCTGATTGGTGGGGAACTATGCCAATGCCAGTATTTACTTTTTTAGAACAATATAATTTATCAGGAAAAACCATTGTTCCATTTTGTACTCATGAAGGGAGCGGTTTAGGCAGAAGTGTAGATGACATCAAGAAAACTTGTCCTCAGTCAACGATTTTAGAAGGTCTGGCAGTACGTGGAAGTAACGTAAACAAAGCAAATAAAGATGTTTCAGATTGGCTGAAGAAAATAGGGATGTCAAAATAATAAAAGAAACAGGAGCTTGGAATATATGAAAAAATAATGTTAGCAAAATTCATCATGATTACTGACAGTTTTAAGGGAAAGTGAGGTATATGAAATATGGGTAGCAATGGAAGGATGTTTTTTTATGTACAATAAACAGTTGGAAACTTTTATACAAGTAGCAGAGGCTGGGAGTTTTTCTAAAGCTGCTGAAATTTTATATATTACACCTACTGCGGTTACCAAACAAATTAATATTCTAGAATCTAGTCTGGAATTACAATTGTTTGTAAGGACTCATAGGGGGCTTACATTAACAGAGGCTGGAAAATCTCTATATGCAGACGCAAATTACATCATTAAGTATTCAAAAGAATCTATTGATAGAGCAAAAAAAGCTATGGAAGAGAAAAATATAAATACAATTAGGATTGGAACATCATTGATGACACCGAGCAGCATTTTAATGGATTTATGGCCAAAGATTCATGAACTTTGCCCAAATTTGAAGGCTCAATTGGTTTCATTTGAAAACACTCCTGAAAACGCAAGAGAAATTCTCATGCATCTTGGACAAAACATCGATTTGGTGCCCGGCGTTTTTGATGGGGAATTTCTAAATCAACGAAAATGTGCGGCGCAGGAACTTTCAAGAAAGAAAATTTGCTGTGCGGTATCTATACATCATAGGTTAGCTGCAAAAAGTAAGCTGACAATTCAAGATTTGTTTGGTGAAAACCTGATGTTGATTAGAAGAGGATGGAACAGTTATATTGATATTATGAGAGATGATATTTGGAAAAATTATCCCGAAATTACAATAAAAGATTTCTCGTTTTATGATGTGAATGTGTTCAATCAGTGTGGAAATAGCAATGATGTCTTAATGGTATTTGATTATTGGGAGAATGTTCATCCATTATTGAAAATTATTCCAGTAGAATGGAACTATGAAATTCCATTTGGATTGCTGTATTCACCAACTCCGTCTGAACATGTCCGTTCATTTATACAGGCTGTTTCTCAGATTTTTGAAGTAGAAGAATAAAAAATAAAGTGAAACTTTTCAGGTGGAGTTTTATACTCCACCTGAATTTAGTTGAAGCTATCCAGGATATAGCAACAGTTATCGCCAACTTGAAGAATCCGCGATTGTTTTTTGATTTTTTTGAGTTACAACCTTTAGGTTGATACTGGAAAACTTATTGAAACTTCTGTTAATTCTTAAATCTACTTATAATAAAATGCAAAGAAAGAATTAGTTATAAGACAATAAGGCAATATGATAAATAAAATATAATTATAAGTATGTCTAGTGGTTATTATGAAAAAGTAATAAATCGCATAATTATCAGAAAAATTCTTTAGTAGAAGATACTAATTTACCTGGTATTAAGGAAAGTGATGATAATATGATGGTAGGTAAAACAAAATTAATACCAAAGAATTATTATAAAGATGTAAATGAAGAAGGGACAATTGTCAGAGTAGATTATGATAATAAAAGTTATGCAGGAACCAAGGAAAGAATCTCAAACCCTGCATACGTTTATCTTGCTTGAGAGTTGACTCTAAGGTGTACACTAGTTTTATAAATCAATAAGAATTGTTGGTAGTTAATTTTATATGAAAAAATTTGAAAAGTATCGGATTTAGTTAACGCATAGAGGGTAGTAAGTAATATAGAAAATGTTTATCCACTTACTTTATTATAAATTAAAAATGGAGGAATTAATTATGTCAAAGATGTTATATAAAGATATACCCGTTGAAGATTTACTAACAATTAATGATAATCCATGGGGATTAGTATATCAAGGTGCTATCACTAAGAATGAATTTGGTAAAGTCAATATTCACCCAATAAGCTATGTATTAAATGGTTTGAAAATTGCTGCTAATGTTTATACACCAGCTGATTATGATGCATCCAAGAAGAACCCTGCAATTATAGTTGCACACCCTAATGGTGGGGTTAAGGAACAAGTCGCTGGATTATATGGTCAGCATTTAGCTGAAAATGGTTATATCACTATCGTTTCCGACGCTTCATATCAAGGTGCAAGTGAAGGGCAACCTCGTAATGTTGATAAACCTCAGTTCCGTGTCGAAGATATCCATGGTATGGCAGATATTATTTCCATCTATCCTGGTGTTGACTCAGAACGCATTGGAATATTCGGTATTTGCGGTGGGGGTGGTTACACTTTAAGAGCCGCTCAAACCGACAAGCGCTTCAAAGTGGTTGTTACTTTGAGTGCGTTTAACAGTGGACTTGTTCGTCGCAATGGTTTTCTAGATTCTCAAATAGACACTATCCAAGAACGATTGCAACAAGCTACAGCTGCTCGTGCACAAGAATCTGCCGGTGGAGAGGTATTATACTCAGCTGACCTATTAGATCTCACAGATGAACAAGCAAAAGCGTTACCATATGATCTTTATCGTGAGGGTTACGAATATTATGGCAGAACTCATAAACATCCAAACTCTACATTCAAATACACTTTAAGTAGTCTTCTAGATTTG harbors:
- a CDS encoding flavodoxin, which produces MKKLKRLLASFFTLLILFSIVPIAAHAEWKSNSAGWWYTEGSSWATGWRNIDGNWYYFYSDGYMASDTTIDGYYVNSNGVWISTNNSNKTNDKSQVANVSTSTKTKDGSKKILIAYFSQTGTTEKAAKRIQELTKGDIVQIKTVTPYPDSYQQLTEVAKKEKDDNARPKLATKVENMNDYDAIFIGYPIWWHTAPMAIDTFLESYNLSGKTVVPFCTSSASNIAESMGAINTLCPKSNILEGLRANDIDDIEPWLKKIGVTS
- a CDS encoding flavodoxin produces the protein MKKILLAMLCFIMALFIVGCGSIGGKSQNAEQGKVTSADKTETGTDNSSDGNTSNSNSSTSIKNKDGAKNILVAYFSHSGNTKVIADQIHETVGGDIFEIKPVDTYPTNYNEVVDQAKKEQEENFRPKLATKVDNIDSYDVIFVGYPDWWGTMPMPVFTFLEQYNLSGKTIVPFCTHEGSGLGRSVDDIKKTCPQSTILEGLAVRGSNVNKANKDVSDWLKKIGMSK
- a CDS encoding LysR family transcriptional regulator encodes the protein MYNKQLETFIQVAEAGSFSKAAEILYITPTAVTKQINILESSLELQLFVRTHRGLTLTEAGKSLYADANYIIKYSKESIDRAKKAMEEKNINTIRIGTSLMTPSSILMDLWPKIHELCPNLKAQLVSFENTPENAREILMHLGQNIDLVPGVFDGEFLNQRKCAAQELSRKKICCAVSIHHRLAAKSKLTIQDLFGENLMLIRRGWNSYIDIMRDDIWKNYPEITIKDFSFYDVNVFNQCGNSNDVLMVFDYWENVHPLLKIIPVEWNYEIPFGLLYSPTPSEHVRSFIQAVSQIFEVEE
- a CDS encoding alpha/beta hydrolase, with translation MSKMLYKDIPVEDLLTINDNPWGLVYQGAITKNEFGKVNIHPISYVLNGLKIAANVYTPADYDASKKNPAIIVAHPNGGVKEQVAGLYGQHLAENGYITIVSDASYQGASEGQPRNVDKPQFRVEDIHGMADIISIYPGVDSERIGIFGICGGGGYTLRAAQTDKRFKVVVTLSAFNSGLVRRNGFLDSQIDTIQERLQQATAARAQESAGGEVLYSADLLDLTDEQAKALPYDLYREGYEYYGRTHKHPNSTFKYTLSSLLDLFTFDASESMDLINQPLLMMVGSIADTFYLTEKAFAAATGTNDKDLFFIKGATHIQTYWKPEYVAQAVEKGVDFFDKRL